GAGGCGCCGGAGCGGCTGACCGGGATCCTGCGGGACTTCTTGGATGGAGTCTGAGACCAGGTGGGCCCGCTCCGGCACCGGAGCGGGCCCACCGGTCAGGCCCGGGTGAACCGCACGGGCAGGTGGTGCGGCCCGCGGACCAGGATGCCGTGCCGCCACGCCAGCGCCGCCGGGTGTGCGGCCAGCTCCAGATGGGCGAAGGCGCGCAGCAGGCTCGCGAACGCGATGCGGACCTCCATCCGGGCCAGCGCGTTGCCCAGGCAGTGGTGGATGCCGTGACCGAACGCGACGTGGCCCGTGGTGGCCCGCCGGATGTCGAAGCGCTCGGCGTCGGCGAAGCGGCCGGCGTCGCGGTTGGCCGAGTTCAGGGCGACCATGACCGCCTCGCCCGGCGCGATCTTCACGTCCCCGATGGTGATCGGTTCGAGGGCGAAGCGGAACGTCGCGCTCTCCACCGGACCGTCGTAGCGCAGCATCTCCTCGACAGCACCGTCGAGCAGGCCGGGGTCGGCCCGCAGCGCCGCCATCTGCTCCGGATGGGCCAGCAGGGCGTACGCGCCGTTGCCGATCAGGTTGGTGGTCGTCTCGTGCCCGGCCACGATCAGCAGGAAGACGGTGCCCCGCAACTCGTCGGCGCTGAGCCGGTCGCCGTCGGTATCGGTGGTCCGGATCAACGCGCTGAGCAGGTCGGAACCGGGCTCGGCGCGCTTCTGCTCGATCAGCGCGTCGATGAAGCGGGCGGCGTCGCGCGCGGCGGCCTGCCGCTCGGCGGGCACGCTGGACGAGACCGCGGCGTCGGCCCAGCGGCGTACCTCCTCACGATCGAGGAACGGCACCCCCAGCAGCTCGCAGATGACGGCCATCGGCAGCGGGAACGCGAAGTCGTCGATCAGGTCGAACCGGTCGCCCGGCCGGGCCAGCACCGCCCCCAGCAACTCGTCGGTGAGCTGCTGGACCCGCTCACGCAGCCCCTCCACCCGGCGCGGGGTGAACTCTCCGGCGACCAACCGGCGCAGGCGGGTGTGCTGCGGCGGGTCGGAGTTCATCATGTGGCTGCCGGACGGGCTCTTGATCGGGAACGACTCGCCCGCGGAGTGCCACTGCTTGGACAGACGCGGGTCGCTGAGCGCCGCGCGTGCCTCGTCGTAGCCGACGACGAGCCACACCTCGGCGCCCTCCGGCATCCAGACGCGGTGCACCGGACCCTGCTCGCGCAACCGCGTGTAGACCGGGTACGGATCGCGAGCGAAATCGTCGCCGAGCGCGGCGAGATCGAGGGGAGTGGTGGTCACAATTCCTCCAGAACGCTGCCGTGGGAACCGGTAATTCAGGCGTCCTCAAATGCTATGAAGGGTGACCAGGAGACCTTCTAAAGGAAATCTGGAGAGCGGTTTTCCGTACGCGACGAGCGTCCCGCCGTTATCCGGTGGTCTGGCCCAGCAACCCGTCGACGATCGCGATCAACCCCGATCGGTGCATGTTGCGCGAGGTCAGGGCCGGCCACAGCTCAGAGAGCGAGGACAGCCGCGGGAACTGCTCGGCATCGAGGTTGGCGAATGCCTTTTCCCGATGTGCTCCGGCGTCGGGCCGGGCGTAACGCTGTTCCCGGGCGACGCGCAGCATCAGCTCACCGGCGGTGTAATACCAGATCACCCGGTAGGCGTACACGGCCTGCTCGGGCGTCATGCCGCAGCGCACGGCGCCATCGATGATGTTCTCCACTATCCAGAGCGCGGAGACCGCCATCAGGTCGTCGGACGCGAGCACCTCGACGATCCACGGGCAGTCGGCCAGGATGTCGTGCAGCAGCTGGGCCGCCTTGATCAGGTGGTCCCGCGGGTCGTCCGGCATGTCGGTGCGCGGGAACTGCTCCGCGTGCGCCTCCAGCAGCAGGAGCAGGAGTTCGTCCTTGTCCTTCACGTGGTGGTAGAGCGCCATCGGGGTGCTCTCGAGGTCCTTGGCGAGGCGGCGCATCGAGAGGTTCTTGGCACCTTCCTCGTCGAGGATCCGCTTGGCCGCCTCCACGATGGCCTCCCGGGACAGGCGGGGCGGGCGTCCCATCCGGCTGCCACGTGACGGCGAAGACTGCATACTGCTCGGTACCCCCTGCGGTTACAGGACGCCTTCGACCTGCTCCGTTGATGTCGTCGAACACGGGACGTCCCCGGTGAACCGCACCACCGTATCCGGCAGCCGGTGCTGAAGGCCCGTCAGGAGCCGCCGCGAGTCGACGATGTCGGACGCGTACCGGACTCCGGGCCGTGCCCCGCCGGCCAGCACGGCCAGCACCGCCTCGGCCGCGACCACGCCGGTCAGCGCGGAACCGTCGGTACCGCGGATCACCACCGAGCGGCGCACCGGCCGGCCGTCGGCCGTGTGACCGGTGAGCTCGCCGTACAGCACCTGGTAGGGGCGGCGGCCGGCGGCGTCGAGCCGGCTGGCCCGGACGAGCTCGGCGATCGCGTCCGCGCCGGGCGACCCGGCCCCGCGGCGCCGGGTCGTCGCGGCCAGCACGTGCGGGCCGTCGAAGGCGTTGAACCACGATGCCCGGGCCAGCGGCAGTGTGAGCGCCTGGCGGCGCAGCTCCGCGGTCAGGTACGGATAACCGGTCAGCGCCCGGTCGACGGTCGGCACCTGGAAGTCCTCGTCGACCCGCAGGGCCCGCGGCACCTCGCGCCCGTGCCAGGCGGCCAGGGCCATGCCGTACCCGGCGTCCAGGCTGAGCAGGTAATCGGCGGCGGCGCCGGCGGTGAGGGCGCCGAGGCCCGCGTACGCTCCGGTGAAGTCCAGCGGCCCGGTGAGTCCCTCGGCCAGCAGCCGCGGCAGCAGCCCCGACAGGCCGGGCGAGACGCCGGCGGCCAGCACCACCGTGCGCCCGGCGGGCGGCGGCGGTGTCCGCCCGTCGTCCATCACCGACACGTAGTCGGCACCCGCCCCGAGGACGGCGGCCCGCACCCCGGCCATCAGCGTGTACGCCGGGGCCGTGCAGTCCAGGACCAGCCGGCAGCCGCTGGCGAACCGCCGTACCGCGGCCGGGTCGGTCGCGTCCACGACCGCCGGGCGCACCCCGGCCGGCGCCGGGCCCGGGCGGCGGCAACCGGCCCGGACCCGTACGCCGCCTCCGTCGAGCAGACAGGTCACCGCCACCGTGCCCACCGCGCCGCCGGCGCCGAGCACCCCGATCACGGCCGGCTCAGGCATGCCCGCCCCGCGGGACGGCGAGGCGCACGGCCCGGGCCACGGCCGGCACGTTCGGCGGTCGCATACAGGTGAAGTGGTCGCCGGGCACGTCGACGACGTGCAGCTCGCCGGTGCACACGTCGTGCCAGTAGTCGCTCATGTCCCGGTGCATCCCCGGGAAGACCTGTGCCTCGCCGCTCTGCCGGACGAAGGTCAGCTCGCCGTCGTACGGCGTGGGCCGGTGTGCGGCGACCGCGACCAGGCTGTGTTTGACGATCCGGAACTGGCGGCGCAGCCGGTCCAGCGAGGTCAGTCCGGCGTCGGCGACCGGCATGGCCGCCCCGATGGCGGTCAGCCGCTCGTCCGGGTCCATCGCGGCCAGCCGCCGGAACCCGGCGACGGTCTCCGGGCGTACGCCCGCCGCGCCCGGTTCCAGCAGGCTGCCCTCGGGCACTCGCCCGCCGTGGCGGGTGACCGCTCCGGCGACGATCCGCTGAGTTTCGGTCTCGTCGGCCGGGTAGCCGAGCCGGATCGGG
This window of the Actinoplanes oblitus genome carries:
- a CDS encoding saccharopine dehydrogenase family protein, which codes for MPEPAVIGVLGAGGAVGTVAVTCLLDGGGVRVRAGCRRPGPAPAGVRPAVVDATDPAAVRRFASGCRLVLDCTAPAYTLMAGVRAAVLGAGADYVSVMDDGRTPPPPAGRTVVLAAGVSPGLSGLLPRLLAEGLTGPLDFTGAYAGLGALTAGAAADYLLSLDAGYGMALAAWHGREVPRALRVDEDFQVPTVDRALTGYPYLTAELRRQALTLPLARASWFNAFDGPHVLAATTRRRGAGSPGADAIAELVRASRLDAAGRRPYQVLYGELTGHTADGRPVRRSVVIRGTDGSALTGVVAAEAVLAVLAGGARPGVRYASDIVDSRRLLTGLQHRLPDTVVRFTGDVPCSTTSTEQVEGVL
- a CDS encoding TetR/AcrR family transcriptional regulator; this translates as MGRPPRLSREAIVEAAKRILDEEGAKNLSMRRLAKDLESTPMALYHHVKDKDELLLLLLEAHAEQFPRTDMPDDPRDHLIKAAQLLHDILADCPWIVEVLASDDLMAVSALWIVENIIDGAVRCGMTPEQAVYAYRVIWYYTAGELMLRVAREQRYARPDAGAHREKAFANLDAEQFPRLSSLSELWPALTSRNMHRSGLIAIVDGLLGQTTG
- a CDS encoding cytochrome P450 family protein, whose translation is MTTTPLDLAALGDDFARDPYPVYTRLREQGPVHRVWMPEGAEVWLVVGYDEARAALSDPRLSKQWHSAGESFPIKSPSGSHMMNSDPPQHTRLRRLVAGEFTPRRVEGLRERVQQLTDELLGAVLARPGDRFDLIDDFAFPLPMAVICELLGVPFLDREEVRRWADAAVSSSVPAERQAAARDAARFIDALIEQKRAEPGSDLLSALIRTTDTDGDRLSADELRGTVFLLIVAGHETTTNLIGNGAYALLAHPEQMAALRADPGLLDGAVEEMLRYDGPVESATFRFALEPITIGDVKIAPGEAVMVALNSANRDAGRFADAERFDIRRATTGHVAFGHGIHHCLGNALARMEVRIAFASLLRAFAHLELAAHPAALAWRHGILVRGPHHLPVRFTRA